A single Cannabis sativa cultivar Pink pepper isolate KNU-18-1 chromosome 7, ASM2916894v1, whole genome shotgun sequence DNA region contains:
- the LOC115698129 gene encoding plasma membrane-associated cation-binding protein 1 produces the protein MGYWKSKVLPKIKKVFEKNTAKKAEAAEACNTFDQSKDEINKEFEEKKVDLQPKVLEIYEACSVEIKGLVKEPKEAGIKKSSVAIHKLLEELSKIEFPGSKAVTEASTKYGAGLVSGPIIFVLEKVSTFVPIEEVVKEDEPKKEEEPKKEEQQEQVTTKVEKEIVIEEDKIQEEQPTTSTTTIAPASEEPPKAAEVVETVEPPPPQPKQP, from the exons ATGGGTTATTGGAAAAGTAAGGTTCTTCCAAAGATCAAGAAGGTTTTTGAGAAAAACACTGCCAAGAAAGCTGAAGCTGCTGAGGCTTGTAACACCTTTGATCAATCAAag GATGAAATCAACAAGGAGTTTGAAGAGAAAAAGGTTGACCTCCAACCTAAGGTTCTAGAAATCTATGAAGCTTGTTCTGTTGAAATCAag GGTTTGGTTAAGGAACCAAAAGAGGCAGGAATCAAGAAGAGCTCAGTTGCAATCCACAAATTGcttgaagaactttctaaaatag AGTTTCCTGGATCAAAAGCAGTGACAGAAGCATCAACAAAGTATGGAGCTGGGTTGGTATCAGGACCAATCATCTTTGTTCTTGAAAAAGTTTCAACCTTTGTCCCTATTGAAGAGGTTGTTAAAGAAGATGAAcccaaaaaagaagaagaacccAAAAAAGAAGAACAACAAGAACAAGTAACAACAAAAGTAGAGAAAGAGATTGTGATTGAAGAAGACAAAATTCAAGAAGAACAGCCTACTACAAGTACTACTACTATTGCTCCGGCAAGTGAGGAGCCACCTAAGGCAGCTGAGGTTGTGGAAACAGTGGAGCCACCACCACCACAACCCAAGCAGCCTTGA